Genomic segment of Plasmodium brasilianum strain Bolivian I chromosome 8, whole genome shotgun sequence:
GTGTGATGATATTTTAAACATGTCTCCACCAATGTGCTCATTAAACCTTAACTTGTATATAATTCCATTTGaacaaataacaataatacaATTTTGATCATTAACAAAAGCACAAATagatgaaatttttttaccaGGTAATTTATATGAAGCAAAGCTCCATTCACTATTTAAATATGGGTGACATGgtaataaacattttaaacttgattttttatttttggactctttttcataatttaataatgcTGGAGGTGATAAATTTTTCcctttacatattatatctACTTTTCTTAAtggtcttttttttttatatattgaaaatacaTGAACAGTGTTTCTACTTGAAGTTAAGCAAAGCCAGTTATTATCTTCACTAAtatttaatgataaaattttcgcattttttgttcctcttctaaattcatttaataatgTTCCGTCAAAAGTATTAAACAATCTTATAATAGTACCTTTTGTAGATGATGTTACTAATAATTTTCCATCATTACTTAAATTAATACATGCCACAGAATTATCATGTGCATAAATACTTAAATTAGTCTTAAAATTAATGTAAGGTAATTCCTCATGTATATTTTCACTTGaatttatttcaaatatatgaatattaacTCTACCTTTTATAGGTGACAAATAAgcaataataacatttttatcaatatttGATAGACAACATAGTCctgataaattttttgaagtaTTCAACGtttctaataatattatatcttttaatctatatatacataatttatattctaGTATTACAACAATTATTTCTCTTAACAACCTAACACCAATAATATTTGAAGAAAATGTTAATTTAGCTATTTCTCTCATCTGTCTATCATCCCAAATAATTAACACATTTTTTGCCCATTTACCCttcttatcatttttattacctGTTATAGCTAAAATATTACATCGATATAGCATTTCTGCTAAATATAGCCCATTTTTGTTCCTGTCTGTAAGATCTGCAAAAGAATCAAacgaaaataatttatatatagcatgaatgttaaaaaaagaaattgcaCACACAACATCATATGCAGATGCAAACATGAGCACATACATATTGTATctatctttttaaatataactttCATGCGCAATTCTGCGGAtccatttttacaaaatttgtACATATCTATGTATCTAAATAAACACACGTTCAAGTATTCGCATCTGaatgtatgcacatatgctCCGAACTCTACTCAGTAATTACCTCTACTATATGTTTGCGTAAAGGGATTCGTATTGTAAATCTTGAATCCTTTTTCATTGGCCATGCATAAACAACCGTAATCTTGATTAAATGctatatatctattattaTCTAATCTTAATGACaccatttttcttttattatttttttttttataaatttaactaatatataaaaaaaggaggaaCTTATTACAACACAACTATGACAAATGTATATggtaataaataacaaaagcTACATATACACaggtatgcacatatacattagcatacatatgaatacgtaattgaatatatgtaaaatacaCCAAGCTTCAATTTTGGAGGCCACGCTAATGGTTtcaataaacatatacatatatatttagaacatatatatattatatatatatgtattatatgtatatttatttttcttttaacataaaagtttttttttttttttttctctcttgCACTATTTAAAAATCGATCCAccaaaagtaataaaaaatatatatccattaataaaagttaaaataaaaaaatttaaattatacataaaaatatataaaaactcacaaacatataaataatatatttataataggACGTTCTATATGTTTTGAAATTTATAAGGTGCAAGTCCTCATAAATACATCTCATATAAAACGTAAAATATTGtcatataaaaacaaaattataataatataaaaattaaataatcatttactaaaaaaacatgtatataaaatcCTAAAAATCAGTTAAAGAACTCATAATTTATAAGatatatctatgtatatatataacatatatgatgatatacataatttagaTCAATGTAAGCCTATTTTACTTTATGTATACTATTTTGATATCTTAAGCGTACGAAATAGGATGAAGTAAAGAAcaagaaaagaataataaaagaataataatagagtatgaaaaaaaagcaaaagaaaaacaaaagaaaaagaaatttgaataaatgaaaaaagaataattttatattattaaaaataaaaaaaataaaaataaaaaaaaacataaatgaaagaataaataaaatagtatgtaataatttaaaagctAACTCTTCTAAAAACATAGTAATgcaattttaaaatagaaaatggAATGATAATGTATACTGTAATAATtcttgaaaataaaaatataaaaaaaacatagaaGAAAATGTTTGAATATGAAGAATAACCTGTTTAACagtacttttaatttattagaacatacttttaatgtttttacatatattaatatatatgtatgtatacatgccaatttatttttataaatgttatatatatatatacttaaatttaACGTACCGTATTTTATGCGTCTGTTGTACATTTtgataattgtttttttctacaaaaaaagaaatttaaaaatatataatgcttATTCCAgtatacaataataaaagaattgaCATTTATGTGACAAAGTccaattaaattttatatgacactaaattaaaaagaatttttgtTAGAGGCAGTTATGTAATTCTTTTGTTTTGGACTAATGAATAAAGCATGTAAAAAGTTACGTAGcatatgttataaatatatatgcgtaaatgtacatattttacatttatatttgcatataaatacatatatatatattatttgtaggAAATTTGTAGAATATTTTAACTATATTGTTTTGTTCAAaggtaaaagtaaaatttcttttctgttttattttattttttatattttatatatttttttatttcatatatatatatatatatatttttttttgtatatttttttattttatatatttttttattttatatatttttttattttgtatatttctcTAGTTTATgcattcttttattttatatatttttttgtgttatatttttgtgttatatatttatgtgttatatttttatgtgttatatttttatgtgttatatttttatgtgtcatatattttattgttttatatattttattgttttatatattttattgtattatatattttattgttttatgtacatatttttattttatttattcattttaatttcacacgtatatatttttattttatatatgtatatattcctttttaccttatatatatatattttttttttttgttgtgttaattttttccgTGTCCAGCTTCcacttaatttttaatttttactttaccTTTCCTTTTCTGAAATGTCTATACATAAGTTTATGCTTagcttttatataataaactgCTTATTAAACTGATTTTTAAGAGGTATTATAAGTCTTTggaaatatttcataaattttttgcaGAAGTATATCCTTTCAATTAGtagtttttataaatatataagtaaataaacATGAGTATACTGTCGCTTTTTCACATTTGTTCCCCTTTTCTAAGAGCTAACTGcttggaaaaaaaagaattttatgaaagtatttacaataatataaaaagaaataaaatatgtcaGAAAGATAAAcagtgttatatatatatataatgttatatatatatataatgttgtagatatatataatgttatatatatatataatgttgtagatatatataatgctgtagatatatatcattttatggatataaataatgtcagagatataaataattgcGCCTAATGAAACGTGCAATTTGCATATATTCATGGGtaaatgcttatatatataataatttaaatcttttaaattattacttttttttttttatgacaGATTTCATATGCTCCGTCTGCTTAGATTTATGCGATACCCCAGTAGCAACTCAGTGTAATCACATATGGTTAGTTAAGTTGATGTATACCCAGCAACTCCCACATACAGACTcgttaatgtatatatgtatgtatgtgcgaTGAAATGTCTTGTGTGccctttccttttttgttaattttatacGAATTTTGTTTTCGTTTTCCTTAAaatttcccctttttttttttttttttttccttatctgTAGTTgctataaatgtatgtattattctCTCCtacataaaagaaattgCCCAATATGCAAacgaataattaaaaataatgaactaaaaaaaataacaggTAAAGTGGTATAACTATATTCTATGTAATTAAAGAAAAGTTGTTTTTTTTCGAAAATGATTACAAgtatcatattatatattttttaataattttatgggCTCTTTTGGCTCGCCTTCTCaccatatgtatgtatatatgtatgtatatatgtatgtatatatgtacatatatgtgtatgtatatatatatgtaggtatatatatatgtatgcatagaACCCTTTGGAGCCATCCCTAgcgttcatatattttttctgttttttcccACCTGCTAATCCGTTTTATGTAGCATGTATTTTTTCTcgtcatttttttaaatgcttTTCTTAGGTAAGAGAAAAGCagattatgaaaatatacgAATAAGATGCTACTTatgtaatgaaataattaaaataaaaaatcataaaaatcATTTAAAGGAATGCCTATACAAAAGAtgtaagaattatatattaggatgtgaatattatgataaaagaaataaaataaaacatcaTGAAGAATCTTGTGAGCATCGATTGATAAGTTGTTCAAGTtgttctaatttattttattttaaaaataggaTTTTTATGTTATCTTCGAAAGAGAAATATGAAATGAATATACGCTGCTCTTATACTTactattctttttattacaatttattaatgaatactaactttaatttttttaattataatcatACTACTAATAGTACATTTCAGTGTagtaattatatatctagaaagataaatatattaaaaactgTTCAATATTCCCTagatcatattttttataaagtaaCTGATGAACATAATAATGCAATTccatgtaataaaaatgttagtaatccatatgttaaatatttttcgtgcaataataataatagtagtactTATAGAAGTAAGAAAACAGAGGATAGTAAAAATAGCATTCATgcaattaataataatttggtAACTGCTACATCAGAAATAAAGACGTTAAATAGGGATTTTGCGGTAAATAGGCCCCCCATGAACTTATTAACTGATAACAATTTGAATACAGGGTGTACTGAAAGTGGCATTGATGGAAATGTTCTCGTTAAAATAGACAAAACGAGTAAAACAAATGAGgcaaatgaatatattcaGTTGAATGAGTTATCTCAACATAATGAAGAATCTTATAATGGAGGAAGAGAACATCCATTTAACAAAAACATAAGTGATTACGAAGATTATAGCGAACAAGATGATTCTATTGGAGAAGAATTCTTAAATATTCTCccattaagaaaaaattttaattttaaagaaaagaataatagGGATATTATGGTAATAATAGAAGAGTTGTTTCAATTTGATGAAATTGATATGAGTAATATTTACGTAGATAATAAAGAATACTTTTTATGTAACAAAAACTGTTTTAACAATACAATTAAAAAGCTTAGACAGGAATTGGAACGAGCTTTAGTACTCCTATACTTCAGTTGCTGTGTGGGCATGCCTGCTATGTTTACACTTGGTTGTATTAGCTATGTTATGACAAAAGGATTATTTAAATTCTCCTTTTTAATAACGAATGCGTTTATAAGTTTATctcacaaattttttttcaaaatgttttataattaGAAAATTGTAAagagtttttttatttttaaaaattgaaaaattaaaaaaaaaaaatttcatataatatgtgattcatatttttatcaattcttttcagtttttttcaattctctttaattcttttcaattatttccatttcttttttttttaatttatttttgtattctatttttttttttttgtttatgttGAACcgatattataatttttttccaagtttttttttttttaattagcatttttttcaaaaaaaatgaaaaatgacgTGGTGacaaaaaattcatttactaaaaaataaaactcaGTGAGTTCCAGCTGAACCATCTTTAAAATTGCTAAGGCTGTAAATACATAAGTACATCAATTCAGAACTATAAGTccgaataaaaaaaaacaataaattttattaggcacagttttttttttttttttttaaacgaAAATGTTCTAGGGAGAGAAGGAATGTACTCAGACTAAATCCATTAcataaattacttttttccGTTGATATAGTTTACTAGTTTATGAAATACATTGTTTGATTGCTcctcaatatatatatatatatatatatatatatatatatacatatgtgtgtatattaatatgagGTCACATATCCACAATGAGCATTTACAGACTGTTAATTcctgttttaaaattaatgtacTGGTTGTTGTGTAACATTTAAACGTTTTCATTTGAGCGGTGTGTACCCTCCccccttttcttttttttgcttattttctatcttctttttttattttattatttttttttattatttatccattatttttccattatttttttttttaatgctcTGCTGtaacttaaaatttttactgcCCAATCAGTTCATCATCTTTATGTCCCCTTTGTAGTAGTTGATGTTAATTAACTCAAAGCATTTCGATTTTTGCAAAGACTTCaaatatctatttttatGCCTCGGAATATAACtattataaatttcaaaaaaatgttgataattattaattttacatatatctgcgtaatcaatatatttaattacgctgttcaaaagaaaatttgatatatatgCAAACCTATgatttataatgaaaaaggtGATAAATTCCATAAGTCTGTTAAGGTATAAGAAATAGGAGtgttcacttttttttttcatttttcttaaaaataaaacaaagttGTCATCATCATTGTGCAGGTCACTACCTCTCTGTTCAGTTTCCCTCAAGGCTGATTGACTCTTTTCCcctaaattattttcatttttcacgATCATGTTTTCCACCCTTCTTTGATCCACTCCCTTTTCGACTTTCATCGAATTATCTGATTCATTAGATAACATTTTTGAcaattgaatatatatataattttctaaaatatcTGCATTTTCTAAATAATTCTGAATATTACTAATTACAGTATCGTCACTATATACGTTCAACGATTTCACTTCGTTAGACTTGTCCTTCTTACCTTCTACAACATTAAAGACATGTACATCATCGGACTGCTCCCTGCGATTAATATTTCCTTCTTTGTTATAAGATTCATTATGCGATCGCTCCTTTTTGAAGTCGAactcttttttaattcctAGATGCGTAGCACCACTATTAGTAACATCACCATTAGTATCATCACCATTAGTATCATCACCCCTTTGaactatttttcttaaacCATATTCGTgctcaaatttttttaagatatttaaaatagaaaacgtatagaaatttaaataattctcTATGatacttttaaatttatattttttaccaaGCTTCAAACAAATGAGTAATGATTcgttaattcttttttcttttaacaaattttctAGGCagttttcataaaatatgtgttttcttttttcaaacatattttcagtaacaattttttcgctaatattttttaaaaacatcaGTTCTCCATTTACTGAAGCAGATAACAGtaaattatgattattacaattttgtaaacaaaatattttatcattatgaTAATTGatatttgatattttttcacaattttttatattaattatgcTTATATTACCATTGCTATAAGCATTAATCATACAAATATCATTCAAAATTAACATTTTCGTAATATTGAAATCTAGACTttgtatactttttaaacATTCAAAAGTCTTTATGTTCCATATTCTTACACTATCATATGAGTTACTGTATAAAAGTTGATTAGTCTTTGAAAACAAAACATTCTGAACTGACTTTTTATGGCCTTCCAAAATCTTTATTAACTTTAAGCTCCTCGTTTCAAATAGTTTTATCGTTTTGTCTTTGCTGCATGTGGCGACCATCTAAAAGGGGgggcaaataaaaaaaaaatatatatatatcaaaacaATCAAAATGGGAAAAACATAACATTATGAATTAAATAGGTgtatttgatatatattcatgCAATTACTCTTCCTCTCGCACACGCGtcaataaatatgcatatatatacatacatacacaaatgcatatacacatacacgtAAACTCACATGTACATACTTTCACAAATTCATATTtggaaaaatgaataaacacATGCAAAAGGCGCACCACACAACAGTCGTTCGGGAAAACGGAACAATAGAaaagtgcatatatatttccctTCTTACCTTCCCCTTTGGAGATATAGCTACGTcgttaattaaaattttatgggGATAGATGGTGAAGTTACTTTTAACTATTTCCAAATCTGTAAAAATTTCATccaattttcttttctttttttttttttctttttccata
This window contains:
- a CDS encoding autophagy-related protein 18, which gives rise to MVSLRLDNNRYIAFNQDYGCLCMANEKGFKIYNTNPFTQTYSRDLTDRNKNGLYLAEMLYRCNILAITGNKNDKKGKWAKNVLIIWDDRQMREIAKLTFSSNIIGVRLLREIIVVILEYKLCIYRLKDIILLETLNTSKNLSGLCCLSNIDKNVIIAYLSPIKGRVNIHIFEINSSENIHEELPYINFKTNLSIYAHDNSVACINLSNDGKLLVTSSTKGTIIRLFNTFDGTLLNEFRRGTKNAKILSLNISEDNNWLCLTSSRNTVHVFSIYKKKRPLRKVDIICKGKNLSPPALLNYEKESKNKKSSLKCLLPCHPYLNSEWSFASYKLPGKKISSICAFVNDQNCIIVICSNGIIYKLRFNEHIGGDMFKISSHSFD
- a CDS encoding zinc finger protein, translated to MSILSLFHICSPFLRANCLEKKEFYENFICSVCLDLCDTPVATQCNHICCYKCMYYSLLHKRNCPICKRIIKNNELKKITGKRKADYENIRIRCYLCNEIIKIKNHKNHLKECLYKRCKNYILGCEYYDKRNKIKHHEESCEHRLISCSSCSNLFYFKNRIFMLSSKEKYEMNIRCSYTYYSFYYNLLMNTNFNFFNYNHTTNSTFQCSNYISRKINILKTVQYSLDHIFYKVTDEHNNAIPCNKNVSNPYVKYFSCNNNNSSTYRSKKTEDSKNSIHAINNNLVTATSEIKTLNRDFAVNRPPMNLLTDNNLNTGCTESGIDGNVLVKIDKTSKTNEANEYIQLNELSQHNEESYNGGREHPFNKNISDYEDYSEQDDSIGEEFLNILPLRKNFNFKEKNNRDIMVIIEELFQFDEIDMSNIYVDNKEYFLCNKNCFNNTIKKLRQELERALVLLYFSCCVGMPAMFTLGCISYVMTKGLFKFSFLITNAFISLSHKFFFKMFYN